A single genomic interval of Raphanus sativus cultivar WK10039 unplaced genomic scaffold, ASM80110v3 Scaffold0454, whole genome shotgun sequence harbors:
- the LOC130502227 gene encoding CASP-like protein 4A2: MKRTTSTNSEPQSYMESPHSPLRFHSPLSDAGDPPPESRYVSPEASPFKLENPNSKFPPLPPPPPQYPPPPRRQRNARAASPSSMVVLNRWVREEVPETTTTTTTTRKVGESAAAANRTRRDESVAVAAVGFRVCEVVLCVISFSIMAADKTRGWSGDSYDQYKEYRYCLVVNVIAFVYSAFEVCDAACYIAKETYMLNCGCHDIFVFFMDQLLAYLLMSASSCAATRVDDWISNWGKDEFTQMATASISVSFVAFVAFAVSALISSYRLFTHASS; the protein is encoded by the exons atgAAGCGAACTACCTCAACGAACTCAGAACCACAGAGTTACATGGAATCACCACACTCACCTCTCAGATTCCACTCCCCTCTCTCAGACGCCGGAGATCCACCGCCGGAGAGCCGTTACGTTTCCCCCGAAGCCTCCCCTTTCAAACTCGAAAACCCCAACAGCAAGTTCCCGCCTcttccgcctcctcctcctcagtATCCGCCGCCGCCGCGGCGTCAGAGAAACGCGAGAGCAGCTTCTCCGTCGTCTATGGTGGTGCTGAATCGCTGGGTGAGAGAGGAAGTTCCAGAGACTACGACGACGACGACCACGACGAGGAAGGTTGGAGAATCGGCGGCGGCGGCGAACAGAACGAGGAGAGACGAATCGGTGGCTGTGGCGGCGGTGGGGTTTAGAGTGTGTGAAGTGGTTTTGTGCGTGATATCGTTTTCTATTATGGCGGCTGATAAGACTAGAGGGTGGAGCGGTGACTCATATGATCAATACAAAGAGTACAG GTATTGTTTGGTTGTGAACGTTATAGCATTCGTTTACTCTGCATTTGAAGTTTGTGACGCTGCTTGCTACATCGCGAAAGAGACTTACATGTTAAACTGCGGATGTCACGACATCTTCGTCTTCTTTATGGATCAA CTTCTTGCATATCTTCTGATGTCGGCTTCCTCATGTGCTGCTACTCGAGTTGATGATTGGATATCTAATTGGGGTAAAGATGAGTTTACTCAAATGGCAACGGCATCGATATCAGTTTCTTTTGTAGCGTTTGTGGCGTTTGCGGTCAGCGCTTTGATTTCTTCTTACAGGCTCTTCACTCATGCTTCCTCTTAG
- the LOC130502226 gene encoding protein NRT1/ PTR FAMILY 2.11, with amino-acid sequence MERKPLEVESTDHQKPSSAVYNGPVTAVDSVQEEVQETKVVYRGWKVMPFIIGNETFEKLGIIGTLSNLLVYLTAVFNMKSITAATIINAFSGTINFGTFVAAFLCDTYFGRYKTLTVAVIACFLGSLVILLTAAVPQLHPAPCGTALTCTGPSGGQIAFLLMGLAFLVVGAGGIRPCNLAFGADQFNPKSESGKRGIDSFFNWYFFTFTLAQILSLTLVVYIQSNVSWTIGLTIPVVLMFLACVIFFAGDKLYVKIKASGSPLASIAQVITVAIKKRGLKHVKQPWLNLYNYYPPKYANSKLKYTDQFRFLDKAAILAPEDKLEADGKPVDPWKLSTMQQVEEVKCIVRVLPIWFASSIYYLTITQQMTYPVFQALQSDRSLGSGGFVVPAATYVVFLMTGMTVFIIIYDRVLVPTLRRITGLDTGITLLQRIGTGIFFAFLSLIVSGFVEERRRNFALTKPTLGMAPRKGEISSMSAMWLIPQLTLAGIAEAFGAIGQMEFYYKQFPENMRSFAGSIFYVGGGVSSYLGSFLIATVHRTTQNSAGGNWLAEDLNKGRLDLFYFMIAGILAVNFAYFLVMSRWYRYKGSDDEVTTYETNGDMVKQQDKNKV; translated from the exons ATGGAGAGAAAGCCTCTTGAAGTCGAGTCCACGGATCACCAAAAACCTTCCTCCGCCGTGTACAATGGCCCTGTTACGGCGGTTGATTCTGTTCAAGAAGAAGTTCAGGAGACAAAAGTGGTTTACAGAGGCTGGAAAGTCATGCCTTTCATCATTG GAAACGAGACATTTGAGAAACTTGGGATCATTGGAACACTATCAAACCTTCTTGTTTACTTAACTGCTGTCTTCAACATGAAGAGTATCACAGCTGCAACAATCATCAATGCCTTTAGTGGCACAATCAACTTTGGAACCTTCGTTGCTGCTTTCCTCTGCGACACTTACTTCGGTCGTTACAAGACACTAACCGTCGCGGTCATCGCATGTTTTCTT GGATCACTTGTGATACTACTAACTGCTGCAGTGCCACAACTACATCCAGCTCCATGTGGAACAGCCCTCACATGTACAGGACCAAGTGGTGGCCAGATAGCGTTTCTACTAATGGGTCTAGCCTTTCTTGTAGTGGGAGCAGGTGGGATTAGACCGTGTAATCTTGCTTTCGGTGCTGATCAGTTTAACCCAAAAAGCGAGTCAGGGAAAAGAGGGATTGATAGTTTCTTCAACTGGTACTTCTTCACCTTCACGCTAGCGCAAATCTTGTCTCTGACACTTGTTGTCTACATCCAGTCTAACGTCAGTTGGACCATCGGTTTAACCATCCCGGTCGTGTTAATGTTCTTGGCCTGCGTGATCTTCTTTGCGGGTGATAAGTTGTATGTGAAGATCAAAGCCTCAGGTAGTCCATTGGCTAGTATAGCTCAAGTTATAACGGTTGCAATCAAGAAACGTGGGTTAAAGCATGTGAAGCAGCCTTGGCTTAACCTTTACAATTACTACCCACCAAAGTACGCAAACTCCAAGCTCAAGTACACTGACCAGTTCAG GTTTCTTGACAAGGCAGCCATCTTGGCTCCTGAAGACAAGTTGGAGGCTGATGGAAAGCCTGTGGATCCATGGAAGCTATCTACAATGCAACAAGTTGAAGAAGTGAAGTGCATTGTGAGAGTGCTTCCTATATGGTTTGCTTCGTCGATCTATTACTTGACCATCACGCAACAAATGACTTATCCCGTCTTCCAAGCCCTCCAGAGCGATCGTAGCTTAGGCTCTGGAGGGTTTGTGGTTCCCGCAGCAACCTATGTTGTCTTCTTGATGACAGGAATGACTGTTTTCATCATAATCTACGACCGCGTCCTCGTGCCTACCTTAAGAAGAATCACCGGTCTAGACACCGGGATCACGCTCTTGCAGAGGATTGGAACCGGGATCTTCTTCGCCTTTTTGAGCTTGATAGTCTCTGGCTTCGTCGAGGAAAGGAGGAGAAACTTCGCCTTGACTAAACCAACACTCGGTATGGCGCCACGGAAGGGAGAGATCTCCTCAATGTCAGCAATGTGGCTGATACCGCAGCTCACACTGGCTGGTATAGCCGAGGCATTTGGAGCCATTGGACAGATGGAGTTTTACTACAAGCAGTTCCCTGAGAACATGAGGAGTTTCGCTGGCTCCATCTTTTACGTAGGAGGAGGAGTTTCCAGTTACCTCGGTAGCTTCTTGATTGCGACGGTTCACAGGACGACGCAGAACTCGGCCGGTGGTAACTGGTTGGCTGAAGATTTGAACAAAGGAAGATTGGATTTGTTTTACTTCATGATCGCTGGAATCTTGGCGGTTAATTTTGCTTACTTCTTGGTGATGTCAAGATGGTATAGGTACAAAGGAAGTGACGATGAAGTGACAACTTATGAAACCAATGGTGATATGGTCAAACAACAAGACAAGAACAAAGTCTAG